A section of the Paramisgurnus dabryanus chromosome 4, PD_genome_1.1, whole genome shotgun sequence genome encodes:
- the dlc1 gene encoding rho GTPase-activating protein 7 isoform X4 — MIITQIEATEACTWLRAAGFPQYAQLYEDGQFPIDISSVTRDHDFLDQDAIEALCRRLNNLNKCALMRLEITPQRKRSEDSDEDEPCAISGHWTFQRDSKRWSRLDQLDLDVFSPPAGDKSSFTTFLSQDERFTRGPLLKEGVNVSSESVLTDLSEQPEVGSLHSAGSGSREGSLSTTVPSSPATTISNANTATTTRASSVASVCSSGTSGANEDSLSDGLPSPLDRGTFAFEVKPSLITSAAEKSTRSRAKSFLKRMESLRLRSSSNAASKRKKKGQAGQGRLEISGPVPKEGLDEDKLRRLNCVDIATLDRNGNRTRSISYSTQTSSGSAGSSQSEASSGSAVSTPSPVSRARSHSTAAGSTKRGGMYLEGFDPFNFVVLQRSEDQDEKRHHQSKRLEPSTTAENNRHNRERLDNRQMKDEESRVDEGGVIFFYLPEGHKPGTFPKALADGASYCSGDNICRRPPPQRGSVASVDSRLSIYDNVPFSEVGDEDEEGEEEPKLDDVLERVSGLQELVNAWSETGTGEEEEDEEEEEGDSDSALDSASPCPSSPLQNHLEENCSDQDSTGNPLTERDETLSGRERCDSGVGASLTRTNRPQKLRWPSFQTSHRPSLSSTVLQVGCQSVLQMNLLQKYSLLKLTALLERYTPTNKHGFSWAVPKFMKRIKVRDYKDRNVFGVPLQVIVQRSGQPLPLSIQQAMRYLRSQCLDQVGLFRKSGVKSRIQALRQMNESCCASGGGVNYEGQSAYDVADMLKQYFRDLPEPLLTSKLSDTFLQIYQYVPKEQRLQAVRAAVLLLPDENREALQTLLCFLSDVTACVDENQMTCTNLAVCLAPSLFHLNTLRRESSSPRVMNRKNTLGKPDQKDLNENLAATHGLAHMIQECRKLFLIPEEMSRCRNSYMEQGLSPMRMESLVEDCDPCDYKRLLKDAMDALLKEAKDKFKGYDTCSTPENAELSYKKVQDGSSLRQWKVCVDVPASAEDVLQRILREQERWDEDLLECRIVETLEQNVEVYQYVRNSMAPHPPRDHVVLRSWETDLPKGGCALVCMSVEHESAATLGVRANVMTSRYYIEPCGSSKSRITHISRTDCRGRCPEWYNKLYGHMCAAEVVRIRDSFTCLDK; from the exons AAATTGAAGCAACTGAGGCGTGTACATGGCTGAGAGCTGCAGGTTTTCCACAGTATGCCCAGCTGTATGAAG ATGGTCAGTTCCCTATTGACATTTCCTCTGTGACCCGAGATCATGACTTTCTGGATCAAGATGCCATAGAAGCTTTGTGCAG GCGACTCAACAACCTCAACAAGTGCGCTCTTATGAGATTAGAGATCACTCCTCAGAGAAAGAGG AGTGAGGATTCTGATGAGGATGAGCCATGTGCCATAAGTGGCCATTGGACTTTCCAGCGGGACAGCAAGCGTTGGTCTCGCCTAGACCAGCTGGACCTGGATGTGTTCTCTCCTCCGGCTGGAGACAAAAGCTCCTTCACTACCTTCCTATCCCAAGATGAACGTTTTACCAGAGGACCCCTTCTTAAAGAGGGAGTTAATGTCAGTTCTGAGAGCGTCTTAACAGACCTTAGTGAACAGCCAGAGGTGGGTTCTCTGCACAGTGCTGGTAGTGGAAGTCGGGAAGGATCCCTGAGTACCACTGTACCATCCAGCCCTGCCACGACCATATCTAACGCTAACACAGCCACCACAACAAGGGCAAGCTCAGTTGCTAGCGTATGTTCTTCTGGGACTTCAGGTGCCAACGAAGACTCCCTGTCTGATGGGCTGCCTTCTCCATTGGATCGTGGTACCTTTGCGTTTGAGGTAAAACCCAGCTTGATAACTAGTGCCGCTGAAAAAAGCACACGTTCAAGAGCAAAAAGCTTCTTGAAGCGCATGGAAAGCTTGCGGCTACGCAGCAGCAGCAATGCGGCATCCAAACGCAAGAAGAAAGGTCAAGCTGGACAAGGTAGGCTGGAGATCAGTGGGCCAGTGCCAAAGGAGGGTCTTGACGAAGACAAACTGCGGCGCCTTAACTGCGTCGACATCGCAACTCTGGATCGCAATGGTAACCGAACCAGAAGCATCTCCTATTCAACACAGACAAGTAGCGGGAGTGCAGGGAGTAGCCAGTCAGAGGCCAGCAGTGGGAGTGCTGTAAGTACACCCAGTCCGGTCTCAAGAGCACGTAGTCATAGCACGGCTGCTGGGTCTACAAAAAGAGGTGGAATGTACTTGGAAGGCTTTGACCCTTTTAATTTTGTTGTGTTGCAACGTTCGGAAGACCAGGATGAGAAGCGGCACCACCAGAGTAAAAGGTTGGAGCCCAGCACAACTGCAGAGAATAACCGGCACAACCGTGAGAGGTTGGACAATAGACAAATGAAAGACGAGGAGAGTAGGGTAGATGAAGGAGGTGTGATCTTCTTCTATTTGCCTGAAGGCCACAAACCTGGCACTTTTCCTAAAGCACTTGCAGATGGGGCATCTTATTGTAGTGGTGATAACATATGTCGTCGTCCACCACCACAGAGGGGCTCTGTTGCCTCAGTAGACAGTCGATTGAGCATCTATGACAATGTTCCTTTCTCAGAAGTTGGAGATGAGGATGAGGAAGGAGAAGAAGAGCCAAAACTGGATGATGTGTTAGAGCGGGTCAGTGGCCTTCAAGAATTGGTAAATGCCTGGTCAGAAACCGGAACTGGTGAAGAGGAGGAAGACGAAGAGGAAGAAGAAGGGGATTCAGATTCAGCCCTTGATTCTGCATCTCCCTGTCCATCATCCCCACTGCAGAACCACTTAGAAGAGAACTGCAGCGATCAAGACAGCACTGGAAACCCACTAACAGAAAGGGACGAGACACTCAGTGGACGCGAGAGATGTGACTCTGGCGTGGGAGCATCACTTACACGAACCAACAG ACCTCAGAAGCTGCGGTGGCCAAGTTTCCAAACCTCCCACAGGCCAAGTCTGTCGTCAACAGTGTTACAAGTTGGATGTCAGTCAGTTCTGCAGATGaacctccttcagaaatacagcCTGCTCAAACTTACTGCTCTACTAGAGAGATACACACCCACCAACAAACACGGCTTCAGCTG GGCTGTCCCTAAATTCATGAAGAGGATCAAGGTTCGAGATTACAAGGACAGAAATGTGTTTGGAGTTCCTCTGCAGGTGATAGTTCAGAGGAGCGGACAGCCCCTGCCCCTGAGTATCCAGCAAGCCATGCGTTACCTACGGAGCCAATGCCTCGACCAG GTTGGGCTCTTCAGAAAATCAGGGGTGAAATCGCGTATCCAAGCCCTTCGCCAAATGAACGAATCATGCTGCGCCAGTGGCGGCGGAGTTAACTACGAGGGTCAGTCCGCTTACGATGTGGCCGACATGCTAAAGCAGTACTTCCGAGACCTTCCAGAGCCCCTGCTTACCAGCAAACTGTCCGATACTTTCCTGCAGATATATCAAT ACGTTCCCAAAGAACAGCGTCTGCAGGCGGTGAGGGCCGCAGTGTTGCTGTTACCCGATGAGAACCGCGAGGCCCTGCAGACTTTGCTGTGTTTCCTGAGTGACGTGACTGCCTGCGTGGACGAAAACCAGATGACCTGCACCAACCTGGCCGTGTGCCTGGCTCCTTCTCTCTTCCATCTCAACACGCTGCGGAGGGAGAGCTCTTCACCCAG GGTTATGAACAGAAAAAACACCCTGGGGAAACCCGACCAAAAGGACCTGAATGAGAACCTGGCGGCCACACATGGATTAGCGCACATGATACAGGAGTGCAGAAAGCTTTTCCTG ATCCCAGAGGAGATGTCACGCTGTAGGAACTCTTACATGGAACAAGGCCTGAGTCCCATGCGAATGGAGTCACTCGTGGAAGACTGCGACCCATGTGACTACAAGCGTCTGCTCAAAGATGCTATGGACGCCCTGCTGAAAGAAGCCAAGGACAAGTTCAAAGGTTACGACACATGCTCGACTCCTGAAAATGCTGAACTTTCGTATAAGAAG GTCCAGGACGGATCTTCTCTGCGGCAGTGGAAGGTATGCGTTGACGTGCCCGCATCGGCGGAAGATGTTCTACAACGAATCCTCCGGGAGCAGGAACGTTGGGATGAGGACCTGCTTGAGTGCAGGATCGTAGAGACACTGGAGCAAAACGTGGAAGTCTATCAGTACGTCAGGAACTCCATGGCGCCTCATCCACCAAGGGATCACGTGGTGCTCAG GTCTTGGGAAACGGACCTGCCTAAGGGAGGGTGTGCTTTGGTCTGCATGTCGGTGGAACACGAAAGTGCAGCAACGTTGGGTGTTCGCGCAAACGTTATGACCTCTCGCTATTACATCGAACCTTGCGGGTCCAGTAAAAGCCGGATTACGCACATCTCCAGAACAGACTGCAG GGGTCGCTGCCCTGAATGGTACAATAAGCTGTATGGTCACATGTGCGCCGCTGAGGTGGTGCGGATACGAGACTCTTTTACGTGCCTGGACAAATGA
- the dlc1 gene encoding rho GTPase-activating protein 7 isoform X3 — MSRSMRLLLLQRSLSEHIRYSTCRALDLLNRNTSDQTEIEATEACTWLRAAGFPQYAQLYEDGQFPIDISSVTRDHDFLDQDAIEALCRRLNNLNKCALMRLEITPQRKRSEDSDEDEPCAISGHWTFQRDSKRWSRLDQLDLDVFSPPAGDKSSFTTFLSQDERFTRGPLLKEGVNVSSESVLTDLSEQPEVGSLHSAGSGSREGSLSTTVPSSPATTISNANTATTTRASSVASVCSSGTSGANEDSLSDGLPSPLDRGTFAFEVKPSLITSAAEKSTRSRAKSFLKRMESLRLRSSSNAASKRKKKGQAGQGRLEISGPVPKEGLDEDKLRRLNCVDIATLDRNGNRTRSISYSTQTSSGSAGSSQSEASSGSAVSTPSPVSRARSHSTAAGSTKRGGMYLEGFDPFNFVVLQRSEDQDEKRHHQSKRLEPSTTAENNRHNRERLDNRQMKDEESRVDEGGVIFFYLPEGHKPGTFPKALADGASYCSGDNICRRPPPQRGSVASVDSRLSIYDNVPFSEVGDEDEEGEEEPKLDDVLERVSGLQELVNAWSETGTGEEEEDEEEEEGDSDSALDSASPCPSSPLQNHLEENCSDQDSTGNPLTERDETLSGRERCDSGVGASLTRTNRPQKLRWPSFQTSHRPSLSSTVLQVGCQSVLQMNLLQKYSLLKLTALLERYTPTNKHGFSWAVPKFMKRIKVRDYKDRNVFGVPLQVIVQRSGQPLPLSIQQAMRYLRSQCLDQVGLFRKSGVKSRIQALRQMNESCCASGGGVNYEGQSAYDVADMLKQYFRDLPEPLLTSKLSDTFLQIYQYVPKEQRLQAVRAAVLLLPDENREALQTLLCFLSDVTACVDENQMTCTNLAVCLAPSLFHLNTLRRESSSPRVMNRKNTLGKPDQKDLNENLAATHGLAHMIQECRKLFLIPEEMSRCRNSYMEQGLSPMRMESLVEDCDPCDYKRLLKDAMDALLKEAKDKFKGYDTCSTPENAELSYKKVQDGSSLRQWKVCVDVPASAEDVLQRILREQERWDEDLLECRIVETLEQNVEVYQYVRNSMAPHPPRDHVVLRSWETDLPKGGCALVCMSVEHESAATLGVRANVMTSRYYIEPCGSSKSRITHISRTDCRGRCPEWYNKLYGHMCAAEVVRIRDSFTCLDK, encoded by the exons AAATTGAAGCAACTGAGGCGTGTACATGGCTGAGAGCTGCAGGTTTTCCACAGTATGCCCAGCTGTATGAAG ATGGTCAGTTCCCTATTGACATTTCCTCTGTGACCCGAGATCATGACTTTCTGGATCAAGATGCCATAGAAGCTTTGTGCAG GCGACTCAACAACCTCAACAAGTGCGCTCTTATGAGATTAGAGATCACTCCTCAGAGAAAGAGG AGTGAGGATTCTGATGAGGATGAGCCATGTGCCATAAGTGGCCATTGGACTTTCCAGCGGGACAGCAAGCGTTGGTCTCGCCTAGACCAGCTGGACCTGGATGTGTTCTCTCCTCCGGCTGGAGACAAAAGCTCCTTCACTACCTTCCTATCCCAAGATGAACGTTTTACCAGAGGACCCCTTCTTAAAGAGGGAGTTAATGTCAGTTCTGAGAGCGTCTTAACAGACCTTAGTGAACAGCCAGAGGTGGGTTCTCTGCACAGTGCTGGTAGTGGAAGTCGGGAAGGATCCCTGAGTACCACTGTACCATCCAGCCCTGCCACGACCATATCTAACGCTAACACAGCCACCACAACAAGGGCAAGCTCAGTTGCTAGCGTATGTTCTTCTGGGACTTCAGGTGCCAACGAAGACTCCCTGTCTGATGGGCTGCCTTCTCCATTGGATCGTGGTACCTTTGCGTTTGAGGTAAAACCCAGCTTGATAACTAGTGCCGCTGAAAAAAGCACACGTTCAAGAGCAAAAAGCTTCTTGAAGCGCATGGAAAGCTTGCGGCTACGCAGCAGCAGCAATGCGGCATCCAAACGCAAGAAGAAAGGTCAAGCTGGACAAGGTAGGCTGGAGATCAGTGGGCCAGTGCCAAAGGAGGGTCTTGACGAAGACAAACTGCGGCGCCTTAACTGCGTCGACATCGCAACTCTGGATCGCAATGGTAACCGAACCAGAAGCATCTCCTATTCAACACAGACAAGTAGCGGGAGTGCAGGGAGTAGCCAGTCAGAGGCCAGCAGTGGGAGTGCTGTAAGTACACCCAGTCCGGTCTCAAGAGCACGTAGTCATAGCACGGCTGCTGGGTCTACAAAAAGAGGTGGAATGTACTTGGAAGGCTTTGACCCTTTTAATTTTGTTGTGTTGCAACGTTCGGAAGACCAGGATGAGAAGCGGCACCACCAGAGTAAAAGGTTGGAGCCCAGCACAACTGCAGAGAATAACCGGCACAACCGTGAGAGGTTGGACAATAGACAAATGAAAGACGAGGAGAGTAGGGTAGATGAAGGAGGTGTGATCTTCTTCTATTTGCCTGAAGGCCACAAACCTGGCACTTTTCCTAAAGCACTTGCAGATGGGGCATCTTATTGTAGTGGTGATAACATATGTCGTCGTCCACCACCACAGAGGGGCTCTGTTGCCTCAGTAGACAGTCGATTGAGCATCTATGACAATGTTCCTTTCTCAGAAGTTGGAGATGAGGATGAGGAAGGAGAAGAAGAGCCAAAACTGGATGATGTGTTAGAGCGGGTCAGTGGCCTTCAAGAATTGGTAAATGCCTGGTCAGAAACCGGAACTGGTGAAGAGGAGGAAGACGAAGAGGAAGAAGAAGGGGATTCAGATTCAGCCCTTGATTCTGCATCTCCCTGTCCATCATCCCCACTGCAGAACCACTTAGAAGAGAACTGCAGCGATCAAGACAGCACTGGAAACCCACTAACAGAAAGGGACGAGACACTCAGTGGACGCGAGAGATGTGACTCTGGCGTGGGAGCATCACTTACACGAACCAACAG ACCTCAGAAGCTGCGGTGGCCAAGTTTCCAAACCTCCCACAGGCCAAGTCTGTCGTCAACAGTGTTACAAGTTGGATGTCAGTCAGTTCTGCAGATGaacctccttcagaaatacagcCTGCTCAAACTTACTGCTCTACTAGAGAGATACACACCCACCAACAAACACGGCTTCAGCTG GGCTGTCCCTAAATTCATGAAGAGGATCAAGGTTCGAGATTACAAGGACAGAAATGTGTTTGGAGTTCCTCTGCAGGTGATAGTTCAGAGGAGCGGACAGCCCCTGCCCCTGAGTATCCAGCAAGCCATGCGTTACCTACGGAGCCAATGCCTCGACCAG GTTGGGCTCTTCAGAAAATCAGGGGTGAAATCGCGTATCCAAGCCCTTCGCCAAATGAACGAATCATGCTGCGCCAGTGGCGGCGGAGTTAACTACGAGGGTCAGTCCGCTTACGATGTGGCCGACATGCTAAAGCAGTACTTCCGAGACCTTCCAGAGCCCCTGCTTACCAGCAAACTGTCCGATACTTTCCTGCAGATATATCAAT ACGTTCCCAAAGAACAGCGTCTGCAGGCGGTGAGGGCCGCAGTGTTGCTGTTACCCGATGAGAACCGCGAGGCCCTGCAGACTTTGCTGTGTTTCCTGAGTGACGTGACTGCCTGCGTGGACGAAAACCAGATGACCTGCACCAACCTGGCCGTGTGCCTGGCTCCTTCTCTCTTCCATCTCAACACGCTGCGGAGGGAGAGCTCTTCACCCAG GGTTATGAACAGAAAAAACACCCTGGGGAAACCCGACCAAAAGGACCTGAATGAGAACCTGGCGGCCACACATGGATTAGCGCACATGATACAGGAGTGCAGAAAGCTTTTCCTG ATCCCAGAGGAGATGTCACGCTGTAGGAACTCTTACATGGAACAAGGCCTGAGTCCCATGCGAATGGAGTCACTCGTGGAAGACTGCGACCCATGTGACTACAAGCGTCTGCTCAAAGATGCTATGGACGCCCTGCTGAAAGAAGCCAAGGACAAGTTCAAAGGTTACGACACATGCTCGACTCCTGAAAATGCTGAACTTTCGTATAAGAAG GTCCAGGACGGATCTTCTCTGCGGCAGTGGAAGGTATGCGTTGACGTGCCCGCATCGGCGGAAGATGTTCTACAACGAATCCTCCGGGAGCAGGAACGTTGGGATGAGGACCTGCTTGAGTGCAGGATCGTAGAGACACTGGAGCAAAACGTGGAAGTCTATCAGTACGTCAGGAACTCCATGGCGCCTCATCCACCAAGGGATCACGTGGTGCTCAG GTCTTGGGAAACGGACCTGCCTAAGGGAGGGTGTGCTTTGGTCTGCATGTCGGTGGAACACGAAAGTGCAGCAACGTTGGGTGTTCGCGCAAACGTTATGACCTCTCGCTATTACATCGAACCTTGCGGGTCCAGTAAAAGCCGGATTACGCACATCTCCAGAACAGACTGCAG GGGTCGCTGCCCTGAATGGTACAATAAGCTGTATGGTCACATGTGCGCCGCTGAGGTGGTGCGGATACGAGACTCTTTTACGTGCCTGGACAAATGA